The following are encoded in a window of Roseimicrobium gellanilyticum genomic DNA:
- the dsrP gene encoding sulfate reduction electron transfer complex DsrMKJOP subunit DsrP produces MSAAPEASPSPSRPAFWRNFGRFLGNAALESLDGGKLFYIWMFCLTAIFLVGANAWAVQVRDGMALSNMSDHVSWGLYIANFTFLVGLAAGGVMMVIPAYLYHDEEMHDIVIIGELLAIAAIIMSLMFVICDLGRPDRFWHLLPPFGRLHFPVSMLSWDVIVLNGYLFINAYICAYLLYMRYLGQTPDPRWYVPFVFLSIVWAISIHTVTAFLYCGLGGRPFWNTALLAPRFLASAFVSGPAFIVLAIQVIRQAVGRHFGDGPIRTLVNIMRITILVNLLMVVSEVFTEFYTGGAHTSAARYLYFGLHGHDELVWWIWSSITLVAVAAVLMLLPSVFTKHWILNTACILAFIGIWIEKGMGLIIPGFVPSTLHEIVEYRPSAIEWKITAGIWALGLIIYTLFIKIAAGIVLNRTKLHAIPDEPPASESSPAPLPTL; encoded by the coding sequence ATGAGCGCTGCTCCCGAGGCCAGCCCGAGTCCCAGTCGTCCCGCATTCTGGCGGAACTTTGGTCGTTTTCTTGGCAATGCCGCGCTGGAATCACTGGATGGGGGCAAGCTGTTTTACATATGGATGTTCTGCCTGACTGCCATCTTTCTGGTGGGAGCCAATGCGTGGGCGGTGCAGGTGCGTGACGGCATGGCCTTGAGCAATATGAGTGACCATGTCTCATGGGGACTCTACATTGCGAACTTCACTTTCCTTGTCGGTCTCGCTGCCGGCGGTGTGATGATGGTGATACCCGCCTATCTCTACCATGATGAGGAGATGCATGATATCGTCATCATTGGAGAGTTGCTGGCCATCGCTGCGATTATCATGAGCCTCATGTTTGTGATCTGCGATCTGGGCCGCCCAGATCGCTTCTGGCACTTGCTCCCGCCTTTTGGCCGCCTGCATTTTCCCGTCTCCATGCTGAGCTGGGATGTGATTGTTCTGAATGGTTACCTTTTCATCAATGCCTACATCTGCGCCTACCTCCTGTACATGCGCTATCTGGGGCAGACCCCGGATCCGCGGTGGTATGTGCCCTTTGTCTTTCTTTCCATCGTGTGGGCCATCTCGATCCACACGGTCACGGCATTCCTCTATTGCGGTCTCGGTGGACGTCCGTTCTGGAACACAGCACTCCTCGCGCCCCGGTTTCTGGCCTCGGCATTCGTCTCGGGTCCTGCGTTTATTGTGCTGGCGATCCAGGTGATTCGTCAGGCTGTGGGGCGCCATTTTGGCGACGGTCCGATCCGCACGTTGGTAAACATCATGCGCATCACCATTCTGGTGAACCTGCTCATGGTCGTGTCAGAGGTGTTCACAGAGTTCTACACAGGCGGTGCTCACACCTCAGCGGCGCGATATTTGTACTTTGGACTGCATGGTCATGATGAACTGGTGTGGTGGATCTGGAGTTCGATAACATTGGTTGCGGTCGCTGCGGTGCTGATGCTCTTGCCCAGTGTCTTCACCAAGCACTGGATCTTGAACACCGCCTGTATCCTGGCATTCATCGGCATCTGGATTGAGAAGGGCATGGGTCTGATCATTCCCGGCTTCGTGCCGTCCACGCTTCATGAGATCGTGGAGTACCGGCCCAGCGCCATCGAGTGGAAGATCACCGCTGGCATCTGGGCGCTTGGCCTGATCATCTACACCTTGTTCATCAAAATCGCGGCCGGCATCGTTTTGAACAGGACCAAGTTGCACGCCATCCCGGACGAGCCCCCGGCATCGGAATCTTCACCCGCACCCCTCCCGACTCTATGA